ctgtgggtcccaagacccgtcattgaggccggcccttggtaacaaagcgggccattcctgcgaggcgggggcacctcgcaggcgcaagagttcacaagacgaATAGCGCATAATGACTGAAGATAAacagataaaagataaaaatcgGCGATAAaaaggctccatctccgaatggcagaaatgttaaaatatgatgGTAATCCAAAATGAGGACAGGCATCGGATGGAAAACAAaaaggacagtctagatggtaaTCTATCCAAGCCTCGTCCAAACATCATGgaacagggggtgggggtgcttCGGTCGTGACAtatgtcctcctctgtccccaagcaagtCTCCTACCAACTCCCAAATAGTCCGAACAGGACCAGTAACAGCCATAAAGATCTCAAAAGGCCGGGGAGAGGCATAGTCACGGGATGGTTACACAGTCACGGGATGGTTAAACAGTCACGGGATGGTTAAACGGGGATAGATCGGGAGTACCTCCGTCGCCTCCCCGGAGTCCTCCAACATCCGCTTCCAAAAAtggccactggaacaaggtcctccggctcttctccaccagtggcacttcccttcagccttcgcccaaagccccacaccaggaagtcgaagcagaccccaagtcagaatttctgcctcactccgacccacacaaaaagacccagaaggaGGAGACTAAAAAGATTCAATAAAAAGCTTGAAGAACTacattttctgaaacagtttcagtttcagtttatcACAGCCATagcccagaacaaataaaaaacactcagtaaatatacaattaaaaattcaagaataaaataatacataacagataaaatctatgataaaatccagttatCTGTTCTGTAACTTAAcattaaaatactactgacatcaatcgtGTGTAATACCATTCCTagaaattaaaatacatgatctcaaccaatagggtcacttcctaatttacatgcgtGGAGAGCCGTCAAGTAcgtgaataaatgtatttttcccataactgttatatatatatatatctccaaaaagttggcatTGGTTGACCTCTCTAattcggtaaccaatttttttcttgtggacattgaactgacacaaaattttgccactgcacatGTAGTAGCCCGATCTGAAgctatatcaacagtagaaacaacagtagtatcaacagtagaaaccttcaaatttctgggttctatcatatcgcaagatctaaaatggacagctaacatcaaaaacatcatttaaaaaggacaacaaagaatgttctttctgcgccaactcagtaagctcaaactgcccaaggagctgctgatccaattctatagaggaattattgagtctgtcatttgcacctctataactgtctggttcggttctgcaacccaacaagaaaaacacagacttcagaggataattagaactgcagaaaaaataattgctaccaacttgccttccattgaggacctgtatactgcacgaatcaagaagagggccgtgaaaatatttgcagatccctcgcatcctggacataaactgtttcaactcctaccctcaaaacgacgctatagagcagtgcacaccagaacaactagacacaagaacagttttttcccgaaggccatcactctgctaaacaaataattccctcaacactgtcagactatttactgaatctgcactactattaatcgtttcataattcccatcgccaatctctttccacttatgactgtatgactataacttgttgctggcaatccttatgatttatattgatatattgatcatcaattgtgttgtaaatgttgtaccttgatgaacgcatcttttcttttatgtacactgagagcatatgcaccaagacaaattccttgtgtgtccaatcacacttggccaataaaaaaaaaattctatctactacaacacacacaaaaaccccttattttaaaaataattaaggacGATGAAAGAAAGTTCCATTAGAGTGTTAATTTTCAGTTAAcagttttgatttaatttaattttggggGAAATGTACACATTCAACATTTTGTTCTCCAAATATGACCACCTTTCAGAATGGTTTGGGGATGTacataaggaagaagaaaagtgaaaatcaGAATACAGAGAAAAAgtagagaaacagaaaaaagaaatttcaatATCCTTAGTGGTATAAATACAAAGATGCAGCAGACTCAGGAGCATCTTTCAGAACAACCAATTTTCCAGGTTCAACTTTTTAAAAGAGGTCACGTTCCTTCACCTTCATTATGAAGACACAACTTTGGTTTCTGCAAATCTGCCTAGTGATGTTCTGCAGCGAAGTCTCATCTCAGCACTGCGATCAACTTCACAGCAGACTACAAGAAGCCAAcaaagaaaacttggaactcttggGAAGTCAGATGGGAGCCACCATTCCCTTCCAATGTATTGGAGATATTGTAGACTTCTCACATCTCAATGAAGAAAATTTAATGAGCATGAATGAAGCACTCCAGGAAGTGGATGCCAAAATAGCCATACAAGAAATGCTCCAACAGACAGACCTCATCTTCAAGCAAGTTCATGCTGAATTATTTTGGGATGAGAACTCTCTAAGAAATTTCCATGCTGGATTGGATCAGCAGATTAAGAACCTGGAAACATGCCAAAATGAAGACTTGGGAGCTGGCACCATATCTAGTCCAAGGGATCAGAAACTGCAGCTCACCAGATTAAGAGTGAAGAGATATTTTCAAGGGCTGAACGATTTCCTGAAAGATAAGGAATACAGCTCCTGCGCCTGGAAGATTGTTCAGATCCAACTCAGAGAATGTTTCCTATTGATTCATCAACTTATCCAGAGGATTCCAACTCAAGGTATCAAGTActtcttaaatgttttttttttattagaattgaaagggaaaaggggaaattaGGAAAATTTACAGTTACTTGGCTTATATGTACGTCAAAATTCTAATTGCTACAATTTTTGTCCACATTCTTAATCTATAGCTTGACCTAAATCTCTAGCATCTAGACTACTTCTTTTTACTACAATCTTTGACCTTTGAATGTTATGAGAGGGCAAAACTGAATGGCAACTCAATCCACTATAAGAAAAATAGGGCTGTGCAAATAATTGCATAAGGCACTTTGTTCATGAGTGAAATGCCCCTCTGGATCTACTTCTCAAATGGTAAAGTAGAAGCAGTCGTGTCAAGGCCTGCCGTGATCACCTGAGCCCCACTGAATGATTTGTATAGCTCTAAAAAGTAAAGACATACAGTTTTTATGAATCCAACACTTTAGGAATTCCTTGGTTTAAATTAGGCTAGGTAGAAAAATATAGTACACTTTTATATGAAGCAAGGATACAGCCACGTTTATTAATTTGAATTAAAACGCTTAATAGTTTAAATACTTGTTAACATCAATAGGAATTTCTAActgtttttccctttctttctagcTTGACTTGCTCCCTATGATGCAATATGAAAAGCAGCAAAATGAAACCATTCAGCTGTCCCTCAGTGCCTTTCATTTGTTCCTAGAAAGCTTCTGATGGTTCCTGTTTCTACTTTCTCTTTGACTGCATTGCTTCACGAAGTTACAAACTGAAaagcaaaaattttttatttaaaaaaaaaaggaccaacaACAGGAAAATCCATAGAAAAAGTCCTCCCAAAACAACCCAAAAGTTTTCTGCAAAATTTGTCAAGCTTCATTGAATTGCTTCCACAGATTCCAATGTGAACTCTATCAAAGAATTCTGCGCGAAAAGATAAAATTGTGTTCTTTCGTTCACCCAATTCCCTTAAACTTAATAGATGTTTCTATGGTATAATATACAGGGTAAAAATACATGATCCTAATATCAAATGAAA
This genomic window from Ahaetulla prasina isolate Xishuangbanna chromosome 2, ASM2864084v1, whole genome shotgun sequence contains:
- the LOC131190693 gene encoding interferon omega-1-like — encoded protein: MGATIPFQCIGDIVDFSHLNEENLMSMNEALQEVDAKIAIQEMLQQTDLIFKQVHAELFWDENSLRNFHAGLDQQIKNLETCQNEDLGAGTISSPRDQKLQLTRLRVKRYFQGLNDFLKDKEYSSCAWKIVQIQLRECFLLIHQLIQRIPTQA